From a single Solanum dulcamara chromosome 4, daSolDulc1.2, whole genome shotgun sequence genomic region:
- the LOC129886055 gene encoding zinc finger CCCH domain-containing protein 3 isoform X1: MPLGKYHCDYCDKEFQDTAAARRRHLQGVQHQRAKALWYDSLRNPQLFNDPDSFGKGFCNHFVRTGYCQYGDSCKYYHPKQNSQTVNQTGIPPGENSREGFHTSGQPFGSASFPVGDVFREKAGTSLGNLPPSLRPPPEGGYPPLPFVDWG; the protein is encoded by the exons atgcCGTTGGGAAAATACCATTGCGATTACTGCGATAAGGAATTCCAGGATACTGCAGCGGCTCGGAGGCGTCATCTTCAAGGTGTTCAACATCAAAGAGCCAAAGCTCTTTGGTACGACTCCTTGCGCA ATCCTCAGTTATTCAACGATCCGGATTCGTTTGGTAAAGGATTCTGCAATCACTTTGTTCGAACG GGTTATTGCCAGTATGGGGACTCCTGCAAATATTATCATCCCAAGCAAAACTCTCAAACTGTAAACCAAACGGGAATCCCTCCAG GGGAAAATAGTAGAGAGGGTTTTCATACAAGTGGTCAACCTTTTGGTTCGGCCTCATTTCCAG TAGGTGATGTGTTCAGAGAAAAAGCCGGAACATCACTGGGCAATCTGCCTCCCTCTCTAAGGCCTCCACCAGAGGGTGGTTATCCACCTCTCCCATTTGTTGACTGGGGATAG
- the LOC129886055 gene encoding zinc finger CCCH domain-containing protein 3 isoform X3, which produces MPLGKYHCDYCDKEFQDTAAARRRHLQGVQHQRAKALWYDSLRNPQLFNDPDSFGKGFCNHFVRTGYCQYGDSCKYYHPKQNSQTVNQTGIPPGENSREGFHTSGQPFGSASFPVLCSSSISQF; this is translated from the exons atgcCGTTGGGAAAATACCATTGCGATTACTGCGATAAGGAATTCCAGGATACTGCAGCGGCTCGGAGGCGTCATCTTCAAGGTGTTCAACATCAAAGAGCCAAAGCTCTTTGGTACGACTCCTTGCGCA ATCCTCAGTTATTCAACGATCCGGATTCGTTTGGTAAAGGATTCTGCAATCACTTTGTTCGAACG GGTTATTGCCAGTATGGGGACTCCTGCAAATATTATCATCCCAAGCAAAACTCTCAAACTGTAAACCAAACGGGAATCCCTCCAG GGGAAAATAGTAGAGAGGGTTTTCATACAAGTGGTCAACCTTTTGGTTCGGCCTCATTTCCAG TGCTGTGTTCATCTTCTATTTCTCAGTTTTAG
- the LOC129886055 gene encoding zinc finger CCCH domain-containing protein 3 isoform X2 gives MPLGKYHCDYCDKEFQDTAAARRRHLQGVQHQRAKALWYDSLRNPQLFNDPDSFGKGFCNHFVRTGYCQYGDSCKYYHPKQNSQTVNQTGIPPGENSREGFHTSGQPFGSASFPGDVFREKAGTSLGNLPPSLRPPPEGGYPPLPFVDWG, from the exons atgcCGTTGGGAAAATACCATTGCGATTACTGCGATAAGGAATTCCAGGATACTGCAGCGGCTCGGAGGCGTCATCTTCAAGGTGTTCAACATCAAAGAGCCAAAGCTCTTTGGTACGACTCCTTGCGCA ATCCTCAGTTATTCAACGATCCGGATTCGTTTGGTAAAGGATTCTGCAATCACTTTGTTCGAACG GGTTATTGCCAGTATGGGGACTCCTGCAAATATTATCATCCCAAGCAAAACTCTCAAACTGTAAACCAAACGGGAATCCCTCCAG GGGAAAATAGTAGAGAGGGTTTTCATACAAGTGGTCAACCTTTTGGTTCGGCCTCATTTCCAG GTGATGTGTTCAGAGAAAAAGCCGGAACATCACTGGGCAATCTGCCTCCCTCTCTAAGGCCTCCACCAGAGGGTGGTTATCCACCTCTCCCATTTGTTGACTGGGGATAG
- the LOC129886054 gene encoding shaggy-related protein kinase NtK-1, with protein MASVGLAPTSGLRESSGHNAGVDRLPEEMNDMRIRDDKEMEAAIVDGNGTETGHIIVTTIGGRNGQPKQTISYMAERVVGQGSFGVVFQAKCLETGETVAIKKVLQDKRYKNRELQTMRLLDHPNVVSLKHCFFSTTDKDELYLNLVLEYVPETVHRVIKHYNKLNQRMPLILVKLYTYQIFRALSYIHRTIGVCHRDIKPQNLLVNPHTHQVKLCDFGSAKVLVKGEPNISYICSRYYRAPELIFGATEYTTAIDVWSAGCVLAELLLGQPLFPGESGVDQLVEIIKVLGTPTREEIKCMNPNYNEFKFPQIKAHPWHKIFHKRMPPEAVDLVSRLLQYSPNLRCASLDALVHPFFDELRDPNTRLPNGRFLPPLFNFKTHELKNVHAEILLKLVPEHARKQCPSLGL; from the exons ATGGCTTCCGTGGGCTTAGCACCTACATCGGGTTTGAGAGAATCCAGTGGCCATAATGCTGGGGTAGATAGGTTACCTGAGGAGATGAATGACATGAGAATCAGGGATGATAAG GAAATGGAAGCAGCAATTGTTGACGGTAATGGGACTGAGACAGGCCACATAATAGTGACAACTATTGGTGGTAGAAATGGCCAGCCAAAGCAG ACTATTAGTTACATGGCTGAACGTGTTGTTGGACAAGGATCGTTTGGAGTGGTGTTTCAG GCAAAATGCTTAGAGACTGGTGAAACTGTTGCTATAAAGAAGGTTCTTCAAGATAAGAGATATAAGAACCGAGAGTTGCAGACAATGCGTCTTCTTGACCACCCTAATGTTGTGTCTCTGAAACACTGCTTTTTTTCCACAACTGATAAGGATGAACTATATCTTAACTTGGTTCTTGAGTATGTACCTGAAACTGTTCACCGTGTTATCAAACACTACAATAAGCTGAACCAAAGGATGCCGTTGATACTTGTGAAGCTTTATACATATCAG ATTTTCAGGGCATTGTCTTACATACACCGCACTATCGGAGTGTGTCACAGGGACATCAAACCTCAGAATCTTTTG GTGAATCCACATACCCACCAGGTTAAATTATGCGATTTTGGGAGTGCCAAAGTTCTG GTTAAAGGAGAACCCAATATTTCTTACATCTGCTCTAGGTATTATCGAGCACCTGAGCTCATATTTGGTGCAACAGAGTACACTACTGCTATAGACGTTTGGTCTGCTGGCTGTGTCCTAGCTGAGCTACTTCTTGGTCAG CCTTTATTTCCAGGTGAAAGTGGAGTTGATCAGCTTGTTGAGATCATTAAG GTTTTGGGCACTCCTACAAGGGAAGAAATTAAATGTATGAATCCCAACTATAATGAGTTCAAATTTCCTCAAATTAAAGCTCATCCATGGCACAAG ATATTTCATAAGCGCATGCCTCCAGAAGCTGTTGATCTGGTCTCAAGACTGCTTCAGTACTCTCCTAACTTGCGCTGTGCTTCT TTGGATGCCTTGGTTCACCCCTTTTTTGACGAGCTTCGTGATCCCAATACACGCCTGCCTAATGGACGCTTTCTTCCTCCCTTATTTAACTTCAAGACTCATG AGTTGAAGAATGTGCATGCTGAGATATTATTGAAGTTGGTTCCGGAGCACGCCAGAAAACAGTGCCCTTCCCTTGGGTTATGA